The Ammoniphilus oxalaticus genome contains a region encoding:
- a CDS encoding YugN family protein: protein MLLEMSFSELKINLAHLDHVLKNAGFISDATWDYDHATYDFKYDDRTTNAVYYLRIRGHVVDGGDLHPEAILQLEEPHIGKHLFPHGIDYQAEIPAAILEAAKKKLSDVKAKLA, encoded by the coding sequence ATGCTATTAGAGATGAGTTTTTCTGAGCTAAAAATTAATTTGGCTCATTTAGACCACGTTTTGAAGAACGCTGGCTTTATAAGCGATGCAACTTGGGATTATGATCACGCTACATACGATTTTAAATATGATGATCGGACGACAAATGCTGTTTACTACTTGCGTATTCGGGGACATGTTGTTGACGGCGGGGATTTGCACCCTGAAGCCATTTTACAACTTGAAGAACCGCACATCGGGAAACACCTTTTTCCACACGGCATCGACTATCAAGCGGAAATCCCTGCCGCGATTTTGGAAGCGGCTAAAAAAAAGCTTTCAGATGTGAAAGCAAAATTAGCGTAG
- a CDS encoding CBS domain-containing protein produces the protein MANTIRNIMTTDVECVTLLDNVYEVACKMRDHDVGIVPVVDDQQNCIGVITDRDIVIRGVAGKRSGSSAVEQVMSETLITGTPEMSVDEAAKLMAEKQIRRLPIIENGKLAGIVAMADLAVRDKFADQAGYALSEISEQRGEEHLQ, from the coding sequence ATGGCGAATACAATTCGTAATATTATGACGACAGATGTCGAATGTGTCACATTGCTAGACAACGTGTATGAAGTGGCTTGTAAAATGCGCGACCACGATGTTGGGATCGTTCCGGTTGTGGATGATCAACAAAATTGTATCGGCGTAATTACGGACCGAGATATTGTGATCCGCGGGGTTGCCGGTAAACGATCAGGTTCGAGCGCGGTTGAACAAGTGATGAGCGAAACTTTGATTACGGGGACACCAGAGATGAGTGTCGATGAGGCGGCAAAATTAATGGCTGAAAAACAAATTCGTCGCCTGCCGATTATAGAAAATGGAAAGTTGGCCGGAATTGTTGCAATGGCTGACCTGGCTGTGCGCGATAAATTCGCTGATCAAGCCGGTTATGCGTTAAGCGAAATATCTGAACAACGCGGAGAAGAACATCTCCAATAA
- a CDS encoding protease complex subunit PrcB family protein: MRLNHIYIMWKKGFLLCAIGFLLAGCHVQATESVEKEEGSVTNLNYELVDPPYDDAINQAISQHQEQAGLATVQHQNHTYAIITLGQRPSAGYKIVIKKVEQSSDKIIVSYSEQKPTGMALTVISYPAVVVKLPATKLAIQANQIDQ, translated from the coding sequence ATGCGGTTGAATCATATCTATATAATGTGGAAAAAAGGGTTTTTATTGTGCGCCATCGGGTTTCTGCTCGCAGGTTGCCATGTTCAAGCAACTGAAAGCGTTGAAAAAGAGGAAGGAAGTGTCACGAATTTGAATTACGAACTTGTCGATCCCCCGTATGACGACGCGATTAATCAGGCTATCAGCCAACATCAAGAGCAGGCAGGACTCGCCACGGTCCAACATCAAAATCATACGTACGCGATCATTACATTGGGACAACGGCCCTCTGCCGGTTACAAAATTGTCATTAAAAAAGTAGAACAGTCTTCGGACAAAATCATCGTCAGCTACTCTGAACAGAAACCGACAGGAATGGCCTTAACGGTGATTAGTTATCCCGCGGTCGTCGTAAAATTGCCGGCAACCAAACTTGCGATTCAAGCCAATCAAATAGATCAGTAA